The following coding sequences lie in one Candidatus Binatia bacterium genomic window:
- a CDS encoding ATP-binding cassette domain-containing protein, with amino-acid sequence MAYGDFVVMRDVNFTVEHGDIFIIMGGSGSGKSTLLRHLIGLEEPARGEIFYEGENFTRADAAKRQEILRRVGVLFQSGALWSSMTLAENIGLLLEDHTDLGAGEIREVAALKLALVGLKGFEDYYPSEISGGMQKRAGLARAMALDPEVLFFDEPSAGLDPVSGRLLDDLILELRDSLGATVVVVTHDVASILTIGNNSIFLDADSNTVIARGHPRELLRSGSPKVRAFLTRGQEGLEEKR; translated from the coding sequence ATGGCCTACGGCGATTTCGTCGTGATGCGCGATGTGAATTTCACCGTCGAGCACGGCGACATCTTCATCATCATGGGCGGCAGCGGCTCCGGAAAAAGCACCCTGCTGAGGCATCTGATCGGCCTCGAAGAGCCGGCGAGAGGAGAGATCTTTTACGAAGGCGAGAATTTCACCCGGGCAGACGCCGCCAAGCGGCAGGAAATTCTCCGGCGGGTCGGAGTGCTGTTTCAAAGCGGCGCGCTGTGGAGCTCGATGACGCTGGCGGAAAATATCGGCCTCCTGCTGGAAGACCACACCGATCTCGGAGCCGGCGAGATCCGCGAGGTGGCCGCGCTCAAGCTCGCGCTGGTCGGCCTCAAGGGCTTCGAAGATTATTACCCGTCGGAGATCAGCGGCGGGATGCAAAAGCGCGCGGGCCTCGCGCGCGCGATGGCGCTCGACCCGGAAGTTCTCTTCTTCGACGAGCCTTCGGCGGGACTCGATCCGGTAAGCGGGCGCCTGCTGGATGATCTCATTCTCGAGCTGCGCGACAGCCTCGGCGCCACCGTGGTCGTGGTAACGCACGACGTGGCAAGCATTCTCACGATCGGCAATAATAGCATCTTTCTCGACGCCGACAGCAATACGGTCATCGCCCGCGGCCATCCCAGGGAGCTGCTGCGTTCGGGTTCTCCCAAAGTGCGCGCTTTCCTGACCCGCGGGCAAGAGGGGCTGGAGGAGAAGAGATGA